The genomic window ACCGGCGCGAGGGCGGCGAGGCCCTGGTCGTGGATCCCGGGGCCGACGCCGCGCTGATCCGCGACGCCATCCTCCGCCGGCGCCTCCGGCCGATCGCCTACCTCCTGACGCACGGCCACGTAGACCACGTCAGCGCGCTCACCGAGTTGTGCCGGGACTTTCCCGCCCCCGTCGTAATGAGCGAGCCCGACGCGCGATGGGCCTTCACGTCCATCAACGAACTGCCGCCCTGCTACGC from Kiritimatiellia bacterium includes these protein-coding regions:
- a CDS encoding MBL fold metallo-hydrolase, giving the protein MNIECVVVGPFEVNSYVAYRREGGEALVVDPGADAALIRDAILRRRLRPIAYLLTHGHVDHVSALTELCRDFPAPVVMSEPDARWAFTSINELPPCYA